Below is a window of Cryptococcus neoformans var. neoformans JEC21 chromosome 12 sequence DNA.
CGGATGCCAGGGTCCTACAGTTACGATCATTATAAGACATTCATTCCGACTAATCTACATGAAAAATCGTTCCAGTGATGAAAGAGCTCTGTAAAAGATTATCACTGTACTATGCTAGAGCAAATCCAGATAAACGCCTACAGCGAATTTGAGATAGTAATAACACAAGATGAGTATATGAGATACACTGATGAAccggaaaaaaaaaagaaaagaatatGCTTATTGTTGCGTCACACTCCTCACAGCCCCCCTCACTCCTCCAACCACACTCCTTACGCCACCGACGACAATCCTTCCACTCTGCCTCACCGCTATCCGTCCAAAACTGAGAAGGTCAAATATGCGAGGCGTGGGGGTGAACTTGGCCAAACTCTGGGAGAGTGGTGACATGGGTTGGTTATCGAGCCCTGAAAGACGGAGGGTGTTGATCTTGGGATTGAGAGGTCTagatgaagaggcagaggatgaagtaGGCAGTTCCGAAAGCTCGAATGACGAAGTGGAGCGGGGAGTGGGTGATGGGGAAGCTGGTGATCGGCGTTTAAGGATGACAGGTAAGAGAGTCAAACCCGAAAGGAAGACAAGTTTGGTGATCAACACCGGGTCTCTCAACAGACTCGTCAAACTCTCCCCAGTCATCTCCCCCGGTGCTGCAGAGATAGCCGAGTTGGGCACCTTGAGCCTCGACAAGATATTCCCGACACTAGCAGTGACATAACTCCAACTCGCACTTCCCGCTGCGGTCGTGAGCCAAAATACTTTCCAGTCAACGCCTACTACACCACACGCAACGTTCATACCACTCCAAGGAACAAAGCCCATCGCACGCATGACCAGCAGCCTTCGCCAGATGGTAGATGCTTCAGTAGGACCGCCAATAGCTTGTGCAGAAGGGTCGGAAGATGCTTGAATAGGGGTGATCGTTTCATTGAGTGTTGGTTCAACAGAATCTGGAGCGGGGATAGACTCGGGAGCGAGAGCGGCCCGAACGAGGGCAAGAGGTTTAGGGAAGAGGACGGCGATAAGAGGGGCGAGCGggcgggagaggaggtAAGCACCAAGAGAGCCGGACGCGGTGATAATCGTCAAAAGACCAAGGGCCGGCATGGGTTCCAAGAGAGATCCAACCAGAATGTTCTGAAAATGGATAAGCAACAAATCTTCACTCGACTTCGCAAGGTGAAAACTCACCAAGACGACAGCTCCAGGGACACTCCAGGCATGCTTCCAGCATCCAACAAAGGTCAATACTCCAACTGTATGCCACCATCCATAACTGCTGGAAGCCATGTAACCTCGAATCTCAGCCGACAGCAGTTGGACATCGGTAGTCGATTGAGGAATGTGCTTCAGCGTGGTGCTGTCGAGACTGTCAGCCAAAGGTCCTTATGGATCGATTAAGACAGCACACTCACATGGGCATCCCCTGGATCAGCCAAATCACAATTCCAAGCGTCACCACAAAAGTCAATGCCAATACTCCAACAATCCAGCCCAAATCTCTCAGCACTTCGCTCAATTTGCCATTCCCACCCCCACTTCCCATGACCTTGCTCCAAACAGCAGACAACAATCCATTCCCGTTATCACCTTCCAATCCGGATCGTCTACGAAATGCCCTGCGTAGTTTGCCACGTTTTGGTTCGTCTCGAGACAGCGATTGTGTGGAGAGTGTCGGGGTGGGGAGAGAGTCTGATGGCAAGGCAGAGGCAAAGGACGAGAATTCGGATTGTTCGGGAGGGGTAGGTGGTAAAGTAAAGTAGCTAACGCTGCTTTCCTCCGTTTCGTCTTCGGAACCGTTCAGACCTTTTTCGGAATCAACATCGGAAGGTTCATGTCGAGCATATGAATGAtgtgaaaaggaagaaggtcgaaCATAATTGAACAGTTGCACAATGCCTGATTCGGTGTAGTTGTAAGCCGACGACAGGAAACCGGAAGATCTTTCATGTGAGGCCCCTTCGACATGTGAACTAGGACTAGCAGGTCCAGGGGACCATggacgaggtggagggggtTGTTGGGTAAATGAACTGGGTGGCATCGAAGGGCGAATAGGGTTGGAAGTGTAAGTGGAGTGCTCAGTCAGGCCTTGGGTCTGAGGAACGACCACACTGGTAGACGTTGACCTCGCTCTCACTTCAGAtctttgctgctgctgcaacAGTTGGGATTGCTGAGGCTCTTCCTTTGACATCAATTTGCCTCGCAAcccttcgtcctcttcgtcttcgtcaCCTCGAGTAGCACGCTTAAACAAACTCGGCGTCGATGTTCGCCTCTTAAGCATATTCTTTTTATCCGCCTCGGGACTGTCCATAACACCATTGCCGGTGTTGGAATTTGGCGTATTGACAAAAGAGATTTGATTGTGCGTTTGAGGCGTGTAGTATTTCGAAGGAGTGACAACTACACTCGGCCGAACAGATGACACCGATTTGGAAGCTCGGCGGCCGTGTGctgacggaagaagagtacCCGGCGGAGGACGATATGAATCTTGACCGTACTCTCCCCGGACATCTTCTGCAGAATTTTCGCGTGACATGACGggcggaagagggggagTGTAGATGTTGGTCATGGTCGATGTCCTCGACCTGAGCTTTTTTGGCCGAgggaaggtggaagaggagggggaagtGGCGGCCAAGGAGCTTGTCGATTGCTCGGGCGTTCTAGGTGCAGTGAGGCTGTAGATGTAGACCGATATCGATGAACATGTATGAATTGACAGTTGACAAATAAAATATAATTCGGGCAAGTGTAAGATGCGTATTATCAAAAGCGGATAAAGGAGTGCCGATAAGGGGAAGCGGATGTCGTAAAACCAGTGTAATAGTGTATTACGGGGCATGGGCgcaggggaaggaaaacGTGGAGTCAAAGGAGATCAGCATTTCCCATGCATGCAGATCACACACGACAAAGAGACAAATGTACTCACCCTTCACCTACGGGCGACGTAGATGGCTTCCAACCATTTGAAGCGGAAGGCATTGCGAGCAGGATACTATATAGGATCTATATACGATGAATCTAATGTTGTACTGTGAAGGTCGGCGGCTGCGTATGCCGAGGTGACACGTATATCGCGAGCAAGGGTGAAGCCGGACGGAGGGCAGTCGCCGTTCAGTTAAGAGTTGATGCTAATTGTGCACTCTCTGACAAGCCTACACGGTGAAGATGGACAAGAGGCTGTTCGTGTGTTGTATGGGCAAAGCCAGGAGCAAATTAGTGGAGAACAAGAAGCCATCCCCATAAAAGCGGCCGACGAATGGGCGGCTGCTGCATATGAAAAAGCTGCCATCGGCCACGGGCACGGGGAAACGAGCAAACGAGATGTTGAACCACACAACGGCCAAAAAATTCCCGAACAGGAGATTTCATGACAAACAGTTTCATTGCGGCCGCCGCTGCCGACGCTCTGACAGCATGACGTGTACCTTGCTTGCGGTTtcttttgttgttgttgcttctaaggaggagaggggagCTGCAAATTCAGAGCATAGGTTTGGCATGCATCGTTACGCGACACGTCTAAGAACGATGCCTCCTCAACATTATTTTAGACGCAATACAGAGAAGACATCTAGAGGACTTTGTAAAGAAAGTAAGACAGTAGTATATAGGTGCATTCAGGTCAAAGCGGATGCCAAGGCGCGGCGAGGGTGTAGAGAGCGGACAGAACCCTTGCACA
It encodes the following:
- a CDS encoding expressed protein yields the protein MPSASNGWKPSTSPVGEGLTAPRTPEQSTSSLAATSPSSSTFPRPKKLRSRTSTMTNIYTPPLPPVMSRENSAEDVRGEYGQDSYRPPPGTLLPSAHGRRASKSVSSVRPSVVVTPSKYYTPQTHNQISFVNTPNSNTGNGVMDSPEADKKNMLKRRTSTPSLFKRATRGDEDEEDEGLRGKLMSKEEPQQSQLLQQQQRSEVRARSTSTSVVVPQTQGLTEHSTYTSNPIRPSMPPSSFTQQPPPPRPWSPGPASPSSHVEGASHERSSGFLSSAYNYTESGIVQLFNYVRPSSFSHHSYARHEPSDVDSEKGLNGSEDETEESSVSYFTLPPTPPEQSEFSSFASALPSDSLPTPTLSTQSLSRDEPKRGKLRRAFRRRSGLEGDNGNGLLSAVWSKVMGSGGGNGKLSEVLRDLGWIVGVLALTFVVTLGIVIWLIQGMPITTLKHIPQSTTDVQLLSAEIRGYMASSSYGWWHTVGVLTFVGCWKHAWSVPGAVVLNILVGSLLEPMPALGLLTIITASGSLGAYLLSRPLAPLIAVLFPKPLALVRAALAPESIPAPDSVEPTLNETITPIQASSDPSAQAIGGPTEASTIWRRLLVMRAMGFVPWSGMNVACGVVGVDWKVFWLTTAAGSASWSYVTASVGNILSRLKVPNSAISAAPGEMTGESLTSLLRDPVLITKLVFLSGLTLLPVILKRRSPASPSPTPRSTSSFELSELPTSSSASSSRPLNPKINTLRLSGLDNQPMSPLSQSLAKFTPTPRIFDLLSFGRIAVRQSGRIVVGGVRSVVGGVRGAVRSVTQQ